From a region of the Pelomicrobium methylotrophicum genome:
- a CDS encoding OsmC family protein gives MNADELRALQAPLKEKYREQPEAALVTLRAEGRLGEGIACKVETGKRLVEAGLHPATGGDGMAACSGDMLLEALVACAGVTLRAVATAIGIEVRDGKVIAEGDLDFRGTLGVAKDAPVGFRAIRLRFDLDTHASDEQLAKLLSLTERYCVVYQTLRNSPALTALCRATPDAET, from the coding sequence ATGAACGCAGACGAGCTGCGGGCGCTCCAGGCGCCCCTCAAGGAAAAGTATCGCGAGCAACCCGAAGCGGCGCTCGTGACCTTGCGCGCCGAAGGTCGCTTGGGCGAGGGCATCGCCTGCAAGGTGGAGACGGGCAAGCGCCTGGTGGAGGCCGGCCTGCATCCTGCGACCGGTGGCGACGGCATGGCCGCCTGCTCGGGCGATATGCTGCTGGAAGCGCTGGTGGCTTGCGCCGGGGTGACCCTGCGCGCGGTGGCCACCGCCATCGGCATCGAGGTCCGCGACGGGAAAGTCATCGCCGAGGGTGACCTGGATTTTCGTGGCACCTTGGGCGTCGCCAAGGATGCGCCCGTGGGCTTCCGCGCCATCCGCCTGCGCTTCGACCTCGACACCCACGCAAGCGACGAACAGCTCGCGAAGCTGCTCAGCCTGACAGAGCGCTACTGCGTGGTGTATCAGACCCTCAGGAATTCTCCGGCACTGACCGCCCTCTGCCGGGCGACCCCCGACGCCGAAACATGA
- a CDS encoding dihydrolipoyl dehydrogenase family protein — MPVRDFDLAVIGSGPGGYRAAVLAALRGLSVAIVEKGDWGGTCLNRGCVPKKDWHHTAMLIAASHRLADRGVDGTWRADLMRAWRHQRRVVTTVRASYLDYMKRLGIRTFAGLGALRDPHTVQVNGGEIFTAEHVIVATGSVPFIPETLPRVEGRILTTDDLFDQPPPPGRRVAVVGSGVVGTEMAFILAMLGCEVLWLTHAEPLSRAGFSVPALKLLRQRLADLGVAARTRSRVQSARVTAQGVELTLPDGSVERVDWVLLGSGRRPCTAGLQLEAVGVATDAHGFVMVDEEQRTTVPHIFAIGDVANPAMTSNHALAEATVAVANIVAPGSRRRAPHAVPTLVYSALELARVGLNEDQAEAQGLESAVGFAAFEVNPAALAQDASEGFVRLVADADRGTLVGAEVVGAEASELIHLIARELSNPDALSSLARAFYNHPTRAEEFLNAVETLASKWGMQRQVFGDERDRIP, encoded by the coding sequence ATGCCGGTGCGTGACTTCGACTTGGCGGTGATCGGCTCTGGGCCGGGCGGCTACCGGGCCGCGGTGCTCGCCGCGCTGCGGGGGCTCAGCGTTGCCATCGTGGAAAAGGGGGATTGGGGCGGAACCTGTTTGAACCGCGGCTGCGTGCCCAAGAAGGATTGGCATCACACGGCGATGCTGATCGCGGCTAGCCATCGGCTCGCGGACCGGGGCGTGGACGGCACTTGGCGGGCGGACCTCATGCGGGCCTGGCGGCACCAGCGTCGCGTCGTGACCACGGTGCGCGCGAGCTACTTGGATTACATGAAGCGGCTCGGGATCCGCACCTTCGCGGGCTTGGGCGCGTTGCGCGATCCCCATACCGTGCAGGTGAACGGAGGGGAAATCTTCACGGCGGAGCACGTGATCGTCGCCACCGGCTCCGTCCCTTTCATTCCCGAAACCCTCCCGAGGGTCGAGGGCCGCATCCTGACCACGGACGACCTGTTCGATCAGCCGCCGCCTCCAGGCCGTCGCGTGGCGGTGGTGGGCAGCGGCGTGGTAGGCACCGAGATGGCTTTCATCCTCGCCATGCTGGGCTGCGAGGTCCTGTGGCTCACCCATGCGGAGCCCCTTTCCCGCGCCGGGTTCAGCGTGCCGGCCCTGAAACTGCTGCGCCAGCGGCTTGCCGACCTGGGGGTGGCCGCCCGCACCCGTTCCCGGGTGCAGTCGGCCCGCGTCACGGCGCAGGGCGTGGAGCTGACGCTTCCCGACGGATCGGTGGAGCGCGTGGATTGGGTGCTGCTCGGCAGCGGCCGCCGCCCTTGCACGGCCGGGCTGCAGTTGGAGGCCGTCGGGGTTGCGACCGACGCCCACGGCTTCGTCATGGTCGACGAGGAGCAGCGCACGACGGTTCCCCACATCTTCGCCATCGGCGATGTGGCCAATCCCGCCATGACCTCCAACCATGCCCTGGCCGAGGCCACCGTGGCGGTGGCGAACATCGTCGCTCCCGGCTCCCGGCGCCGCGCCCCCCATGCTGTGCCGACGCTCGTCTACTCCGCCCTGGAACTGGCGCGCGTGGGGCTCAACGAAGACCAGGCCGAGGCGCAGGGGCTGGAGTCGGCGGTGGGATTCGCCGCGTTCGAAGTCAATCCGGCGGCCTTGGCCCAAGACGCGAGCGAGGGCTTCGTGCGGCTGGTGGCGGACGCCGACCGGGGCACCCTCGTCGGCGCAGAAGTGGTGGGGGCGGAGGCTTCCGAGCTCATCCACCTGATCGCCCGGGAGCTGTCCAACCCGGACGCCCTGTCGAGCCTCGCCCGGGCGTTCTACAACCATCCCACCCGCGCCGAGGAATTCCTGAACGCGGTCGAGACGCTGGCGAGCAAGTGGGGAATGCAGCGCCAGGTCTTTGGCGACGAAAGAGACCGAATACCGTGA
- the mgtE gene encoding magnesium transporter, which produces MTEVEETRRESEASRGDFQEVIDLLRKHQLVEQVVHRQDMPRHDLVEQLVHKQHLAELQKKLDAMHPADVARLLEALPLNQRLLVWDLVKAERDGEILLEVSDAVRESLIQSMDEAELRAAAQTLDTDELADLAPDLPPQVIEEVMLSLPAEERARLQSALSYAEDSVGALMDFDIITVREDVKLEVVMRYLRRLDEFPDQTDKLFVVDRTGTLKGVLPIKRLLLHDPATVVKDVMEQDIVTLRPEDKARDAASAFERYDLVTAPVVSADNKIVGRLTVDAVVDYIRERSEAEVLGLGGLEEEEDLFAPVIKSVKNRWAWLAINLVTAFIASRVIGIFEGTIAQLTALAALMPIVAGIGGNSGNQTITMIVRALALGQITRENAKKLFLKEIAVALVNGVIWGAVVGLFAFAIYHSVSLGVVMMAAMILNLLLAAVMGVLIPLIRYRLGADPAAGSSVMITAITDSGGFFIFLGLATLFLT; this is translated from the coding sequence ATGACCGAAGTCGAGGAAACCAGGCGCGAGTCGGAAGCCTCGCGCGGTGACTTCCAGGAGGTGATCGACCTGCTCCGCAAGCATCAGCTGGTGGAGCAGGTGGTCCATCGCCAGGACATGCCGCGCCACGATCTGGTCGAGCAACTGGTGCACAAGCAACACCTGGCGGAGCTGCAGAAGAAGCTCGATGCCATGCATCCCGCCGACGTGGCCCGCCTGCTGGAGGCGCTTCCCCTGAACCAGCGCCTGCTGGTGTGGGACCTGGTCAAGGCCGAACGCGACGGCGAGATCCTGCTGGAAGTCTCGGATGCCGTGCGCGAGAGCCTCATCCAGAGCATGGACGAGGCGGAGCTGCGGGCCGCCGCCCAGACGCTGGACACCGACGAGCTCGCGGACCTCGCCCCAGATCTCCCGCCCCAGGTCATCGAGGAGGTGATGCTCTCCCTTCCGGCCGAGGAGCGGGCGCGGCTGCAGTCGGCCCTGTCCTACGCCGAGGACAGCGTCGGGGCGCTCATGGATTTCGACATCATCACCGTGCGCGAGGACGTGAAGCTGGAAGTGGTGATGCGCTACCTGCGGCGGCTCGACGAGTTTCCCGACCAGACCGACAAGCTCTTCGTCGTCGACCGTACCGGCACCCTGAAAGGGGTGCTGCCCATCAAACGCCTGCTGCTCCACGACCCGGCGACGGTGGTCAAGGACGTGATGGAGCAAGACATCGTGACCTTGCGGCCGGAGGACAAGGCGCGCGACGCGGCCAGCGCCTTCGAGCGCTACGACCTGGTCACGGCGCCGGTGGTGTCGGCCGACAACAAGATCGTCGGGCGGCTCACGGTGGATGCCGTGGTGGACTACATCCGGGAGCGCTCCGAAGCCGAAGTCCTGGGGCTCGGGGGCTTGGAGGAGGAGGAAGACCTCTTCGCGCCGGTGATCAAAAGCGTGAAGAACCGCTGGGCGTGGCTCGCCATCAACCTGGTGACGGCGTTCATCGCCTCCCGGGTGATCGGCATCTTCGAAGGCACCATCGCCCAGTTGACCGCGCTGGCTGCCCTGATGCCCATCGTCGCCGGCATCGGGGGCAACTCCGGCAACCAGACCATCACCATGATCGTGCGGGCGCTGGCCCTGGGCCAAATCACCCGTGAGAACGCGAAAAAACTCTTCCTCAAGGAGATCGCCGTGGCCCTGGTGAACGGCGTGATCTGGGGCGCGGTGGTGGGGCTGTTCGCGTTCGCCATCTACCACAGCGTGTCGCTGGGAGTAGTGATGATGGCCGCCATGATCCTGAATCTGCTGCTCGCGGCGGTGATGGGGGTGCTGATCCCGCTCATCCGCTACCGGCTCGGGGCCGACCCGGCCGCGGGCTCCAGCGTGATGATCACGGCCATCACCGACAGCGGAGGTTTTTTCATCTTCTTGGGGCTGGCGACCCTGTTCCTGACCTGA
- the mtgA gene encoding monofunctional biosynthetic peptidoglycan transglycosylase — MKRLRRLFLRLLLLLALLFLGYQLWIFAQIVYWSRFDPASTAFMERRLAELRAKNPRAELKHQWVPYGRISAHLKRAIVAAEDARFLEHEGFDFEAIQKAYEKNLKKGRIVAGASTISQQLAKNLFLSPERTPWRKAQEALITVMLEAVMSKRRILEIYLNVIEWGNGVFGAEAASRHYFGVSAAGLSEWQAARLAAMVPNPRFYDRHRDTPWLDRKTEIILSRMPAAQIP, encoded by the coding sequence ATGAAGCGTTTGCGCCGCCTTTTCCTGCGCCTGTTGCTGCTGCTGGCGCTTCTCTTCTTGGGCTACCAGCTCTGGATCTTCGCCCAGATCGTCTATTGGAGCCGCTTTGACCCGGCGAGTACTGCGTTCATGGAGCGGCGCCTGGCGGAGCTGCGCGCGAAAAACCCCAGGGCTGAGCTCAAGCACCAGTGGGTACCCTACGGGCGCATCTCTGCGCACCTCAAGCGCGCCATCGTCGCCGCGGAAGACGCGAGGTTCCTGGAGCACGAAGGCTTCGACTTCGAGGCGATCCAAAAGGCGTACGAGAAAAACCTCAAGAAGGGGCGCATCGTCGCGGGCGCCTCCACCATCAGCCAGCAGCTCGCCAAGAACCTCTTTTTGTCGCCGGAGCGAACGCCGTGGCGCAAGGCCCAGGAAGCCCTCATCACCGTCATGCTGGAAGCCGTGATGAGCAAGCGCCGCATCCTGGAGATCTACCTGAACGTGATCGAGTGGGGCAACGGAGTCTTTGGGGCGGAGGCGGCCTCGCGCCACTACTTCGGCGTTTCGGCGGCGGGGCTGAGCGAATGGCAGGCAGCGCGGCTGGCTGCCATGGTGCCCAATCCCCGCTTCTACGATCGCCACCGCGACACTCCCTGGCTTGACCGGAAGACCGAGATCATCCTGTCGCGGATGCCGGCGGCTCAGATCCCGTAG
- the aroE gene encoding shikimate dehydrogenase: MPDRYAVIGNPVAHSRSPWIHAEFARQTKQDLTYEAILAPLDGFARAVDAFREAGGKGMNVTLPFKQEAFDLSGVRTPRAEQAGAVNTLTFEGQRILGDNTDGIGLIRDLEENLEFTLDGRRVLLLGAGGAARGVLLPLLSRGVGRLVIANRTVSRAEALAGIARAAGFEAVAARGYGALSGEAFDLVINSTSVSLAGGLPPLPPGVFAPGALAYEMAYGMGTTPFLRFARENGAARIADGLGMLVEQAAESFQVWRGIRPATQPVIRKLAAELPPLD, translated from the coding sequence ATGCCCGACCGCTACGCTGTCATCGGAAACCCGGTCGCCCACAGCCGATCGCCCTGGATTCACGCGGAATTCGCCCGCCAGACGAAACAAGATTTGACCTACGAGGCGATCCTGGCGCCCCTGGATGGGTTCGCTCGAGCAGTGGACGCCTTCCGCGAGGCCGGCGGCAAGGGCATGAACGTGACGCTCCCATTCAAGCAGGAGGCGTTCGATCTGTCGGGGGTGCGCACTCCACGAGCCGAGCAGGCGGGGGCGGTGAACACGCTGACCTTCGAAGGCCAACGCATCCTGGGCGACAACACGGACGGCATCGGCTTGATACGGGACCTGGAAGAGAATCTCGAGTTCACCCTCGACGGTCGCCGCGTGTTGCTCCTGGGCGCAGGCGGCGCTGCCCGGGGGGTCTTGCTGCCGCTTCTTTCCCGGGGCGTCGGCCGGCTGGTGATTGCCAACCGCACCGTGTCCCGAGCCGAGGCGCTGGCGGGGATCGCCCGAGCCGCGGGCTTCGAGGCCGTAGCGGCGCGCGGCTACGGCGCCTTGTCGGGCGAAGCGTTCGACCTGGTCATCAATTCCACTTCCGTGTCGCTCGCGGGAGGACTCCCACCGCTGCCTCCTGGCGTCTTCGCTCCCGGAGCGCTCGCCTACGAGATGGCCTACGGCATGGGCACGACTCCTTTCCTGCGCTTCGCGCGGGAAAACGGGGCGGCGCGCATCGCCGACGGGTTGGGGATGCTGGTGGAGCAGGCGGCGGAGTCCTTTCAGGTGTGGCGAGGAATACGGCCGGCGACCCAGCCGGTGATCCGCAAGCTCGCCGCCGAGCTTCCCCCACTCGACTGA
- a CDS encoding energy transducer TonB, with product MIGERRLGAVGTLPRGGAFDPSTRLGVAIALSVALHAFIAFGVGFRLPDPSKVVNTAPPIEVTLVNARTREAPAKVEAYAQVNLDGGGNTDAPRQAKNPLPANPQDSRAIELAQATRRVKTLEQEAKRLMTQIKQAAPALPTPSGGEQAEEPAGPDVPEASELMARSMQLARLQARIEKDWESYQQRPRRKFVGARATEYRFARYVEDWRMKIERIGNLNYPDEARRNKIFGSLVVSVSIKSDGEVEKVEINRSSGHKVLDEAALRIVKLAAPFAPFPEDIRRDTDILVISRTWIFTRSDQLIAE from the coding sequence GTGATCGGAGAGAGGCGGCTCGGTGCTGTGGGCACGTTGCCCAGGGGAGGCGCTTTCGATCCGTCGACCCGGCTCGGTGTGGCCATCGCCTTGTCGGTGGCGTTGCATGCGTTCATCGCCTTCGGCGTGGGGTTTAGGCTTCCGGATCCTTCCAAAGTGGTGAACACCGCGCCCCCCATCGAGGTCACCCTGGTGAACGCGCGCACCCGGGAGGCGCCGGCCAAGGTGGAAGCTTACGCCCAAGTCAACCTGGACGGCGGGGGCAATACCGATGCGCCCCGCCAGGCCAAAAACCCCCTGCCCGCGAACCCCCAGGACAGCCGCGCGATCGAGTTGGCCCAGGCGACGCGCCGGGTGAAGACGCTGGAGCAGGAAGCGAAGCGCTTGATGACCCAGATCAAGCAGGCGGCGCCGGCGTTGCCCACCCCGAGTGGCGGCGAGCAGGCTGAGGAGCCCGCGGGGCCCGATGTGCCCGAAGCCTCCGAGCTGATGGCAAGGAGCATGCAACTGGCGCGGCTCCAGGCGAGAATCGAGAAGGACTGGGAGAGCTATCAGCAGCGCCCGCGGCGCAAGTTCGTCGGGGCGCGCGCCACCGAGTACCGCTTCGCGCGCTACGTGGAGGACTGGCGGATGAAGATCGAGCGCATCGGCAACCTCAACTACCCGGACGAGGCCCGGCGCAACAAGATCTTCGGCAGCCTGGTGGTGTCGGTGTCGATCAAGTCCGATGGCGAGGTGGAAAAGGTGGAGATCAACCGCTCTTCGGGCCACAAGGTGCTGGACGAGGCGGCGCTGCGCATCGTGAAGCTCGCGGCGCCCTTCGCGCCGTTTCCCGAGGACATCCGCCGGGACACGGACATCTTGGTGATCTCCCGCACCTGGATCTTCACCCGTTCCGATCAACTGATCGCGGAGTGA
- a CDS encoding RNB domain-containing ribonuclease yields MNVLYEESGTLKAGAVLADHVTSLHVESPHGKRTKVKAGNVLLRFGEPAPLALLEQAKTLADTMDPDFLWQCCGSEEFGFEDLAREYFGHPPSPVEAAAVLMRLCAAPMYFYRRGKGRFQAAPPENLKAALASLERKRQQAERQAQYVEALKRFELPEAFRPQVARLLYDPDKQSLEYKALEAACGELRLSPARLFERCGALASSHDYHLQRFLYQYFPQGTGFDPGLEPGALPELPLAEAQAFSIDDVTTTEIDDAFSVSRLPDGGVRVGIHIAAPALSVARGSALDQEARRRLSTVYMPGAKITMLPDALIERHSLSEDGDRPALSMYLDLSPELEVRAIDSRLERVRIAANLRHDALEAQFNETSLAQGRRDYPFAEELALLWALANRLQAARGKNGESEQARVDYNFYVVDDRVTITERRRGSPIDKVVAELMIQVNQAWGRQLAEAGFAAIYRAQGASGVRMTTVPSPHQGLGVEQYAWSSSPLRRYVDLMNQRQLIALITGEAPPYAQGDEELLAAMRDFEVTYEAYGAFQRTMERYWCLRWLLQEGVRVTGAEVQREGVVKVDRIPLYVRVPSLPELKPGTRVRIEVGEVDVWELTVQTRFVGVEAEALRA; encoded by the coding sequence ATGAACGTCCTGTACGAAGAAAGCGGCACTCTCAAAGCCGGCGCCGTGCTCGCCGACCACGTGACCTCCCTGCACGTGGAGTCGCCCCACGGCAAGCGCACCAAGGTGAAGGCGGGGAACGTCCTGCTGCGCTTCGGCGAGCCCGCACCCCTGGCGCTGCTGGAGCAGGCCAAGACCCTCGCCGACACCATGGACCCGGACTTTCTCTGGCAGTGCTGCGGGAGCGAAGAGTTCGGGTTCGAGGACCTCGCCCGGGAGTATTTCGGCCATCCGCCGTCCCCGGTGGAGGCCGCCGCCGTGCTCATGCGGCTGTGCGCCGCGCCCATGTACTTCTACCGTCGGGGCAAGGGCCGCTTCCAGGCGGCGCCGCCGGAGAACCTGAAGGCGGCGCTGGCGAGTCTGGAGCGCAAGCGCCAGCAGGCGGAGCGACAGGCCCAGTACGTGGAGGCGCTCAAGCGCTTCGAGCTTCCCGAGGCGTTCCGGCCCCAGGTCGCGCGGCTCCTGTACGACCCCGACAAGCAGTCCCTCGAGTACAAGGCGCTGGAGGCCGCGTGCGGCGAGTTGAGGCTTTCCCCCGCGCGGCTCTTCGAGCGCTGCGGGGCGCTCGCCTCCAGCCACGACTATCACCTGCAGCGCTTCCTGTATCAGTACTTCCCTCAGGGGACGGGATTCGATCCGGGCCTCGAGCCCGGGGCGCTCCCTGAGCTGCCCCTGGCCGAAGCGCAGGCCTTCTCCATCGACGATGTGACCACCACCGAGATCGACGACGCGTTTTCGGTGAGCCGGCTTCCCGACGGCGGCGTGCGGGTGGGCATCCACATCGCCGCGCCCGCCTTGTCGGTGGCCCGCGGGTCGGCGCTGGACCAGGAGGCGCGCCGGCGGCTGTCCACGGTGTACATGCCCGGGGCCAAAATCACCATGCTTCCCGACGCGCTGATCGAGCGCCATAGCTTGAGCGAGGATGGGGACCGGCCGGCCCTCAGCATGTACCTGGACTTGAGCCCCGAGCTGGAGGTGCGCGCCATCGACAGCCGTCTCGAGCGGGTGCGCATCGCCGCCAACCTGCGCCACGACGCGCTGGAGGCGCAGTTTAACGAGACGAGCTTGGCCCAGGGGCGGCGCGACTATCCCTTCGCCGAGGAGTTGGCGCTCCTCTGGGCGCTCGCGAACCGGCTCCAGGCGGCCCGCGGCAAAAACGGGGAGAGCGAGCAGGCGCGGGTGGACTACAACTTCTACGTGGTGGACGACCGGGTCACCATCACCGAGCGGCGCCGGGGTTCCCCCATCGACAAGGTGGTGGCGGAGCTCATGATCCAGGTGAACCAGGCCTGGGGCCGGCAGCTCGCCGAGGCAGGCTTCGCCGCCATCTACCGGGCGCAAGGCGCTTCCGGCGTGCGCATGACCACGGTGCCTTCGCCCCACCAGGGGTTGGGCGTGGAGCAGTACGCCTGGTCTTCTTCGCCCCTGCGGCGCTATGTGGACCTCATGAACCAGCGCCAGTTGATCGCGCTCATTACGGGCGAGGCGCCGCCTTACGCCCAGGGAGACGAAGAGCTCTTGGCCGCCATGCGCGACTTCGAGGTGACTTACGAGGCCTATGGCGCATTCCAACGCACCATGGAGCGCTACTGGTGCCTGCGGTGGCTGTTGCAGGAGGGCGTGCGCGTGACCGGCGCCGAGGTGCAACGGGAGGGTGTGGTGAAGGTGGACCGCATTCCCCTTTACGTGCGGGTGCCGTCGCTTCCCGAGCTCAAACCCGGCACCCGGGTGCGGATCGAGGTGGGGGAAGTGGACGTGTGGGAGCTCACGGTGCAGACCCGCTTCGTCGGCGTGGAGGCGGAAGCCCTTCGGGCCTAG
- a CDS encoding type I restriction-modification system subunit M N-terminal domain-containing protein, with translation MARSKNEAKAAKNNGAIVGYEAELWRMADALRGSMDAAEYKHVVLGLIFLKYISDAFEEQHARLEAERAQGAGPEDPDEYRAANVFWVPKEARWSHIQAAAPQPKIGEIVDRAMEAVERENAVLA, from the coding sequence ATGGCGAGATCGAAGAACGAAGCGAAAGCGGCAAAGAACAACGGCGCCATCGTGGGCTACGAGGCCGAACTGTGGCGCATGGCCGACGCGCTGCGCGGCTCGATGGACGCCGCCGAGTACAAGCACGTGGTGCTCGGCCTGATCTTCCTGAAATACATCTCCGACGCCTTCGAGGAGCAGCACGCGAGGCTCGAGGCCGAGCGTGCCCAGGGCGCCGGTCCCGAGGACCCGGACGAATACCGGGCGGCGAACGTCTTCTGGGTGCCGAAGGAAGCGCGCTGGTCGCACATCCAGGCCGCCGCGCCGCAGCCGAAAATCGGCGAGATCGTGGACCGGGCCATGGAGGCCGTGGAGCGCGAAAACGCAGTTTTGGCGTAG
- a CDS encoding SAM-dependent methyltransferase, whose translation MSEANVKPRSGGRSHNPSLKGVLPKDYARPALDKQRLGSLVNLVSNIQVGDAHARSKDVLGRIYEYFLAQFASAEGRKGGEFYTPTSIVRLLVEMLEPYKGRVYDPCCGSGGMFVQSEKFIEAHGGRRGDISIYGQESNYTTWRLAKMNLAIRGIEGSIAHGDTFHNDSFPDLKADYILANPPFNVSDWGGERLREDKRWKYGVPPVGNANFAWVQHIIHHLSPTGVAGFVLANGSMSSNQSGEGEIRRNIIEADLVDCMVALPGQLFYSTQIPACLWFLARDKRGTAVGAQRAVPLRDRRGQVLFIDARKMGRMVDRTHRELTEEDIQKIARTYHAWRGEFEPVGADLRVCPEKRVCPEKGQPHRVAPTEYRDIPGFCRSVTIDEIRRHGYVLTPGRYVGAEKQEDDDEPFEQKMQRLVAQLREQQAEAARLDAAIATNLKELGFWEKRR comes from the coding sequence GTGAGCGAAGCGAACGTTAAGCCGCGAAGCGGCGGCCGAAGCCACAACCCCTCGCTCAAGGGCGTGCTGCCGAAGGACTACGCACGCCCCGCCCTCGACAAGCAGCGCCTCGGGAGCCTCGTCAACCTCGTCAGCAACATCCAAGTCGGCGACGCGCACGCGCGCTCGAAGGATGTCCTCGGGCGCATCTACGAGTACTTCCTCGCCCAGTTCGCGAGCGCCGAGGGTCGCAAGGGGGGCGAGTTCTACACGCCGACCTCCATCGTGCGCCTGCTCGTCGAGATGCTCGAGCCCTACAAGGGCCGGGTCTACGACCCCTGCTGCGGCTCGGGCGGCATGTTCGTACAGTCCGAAAAATTCATCGAGGCCCACGGCGGTCGCCGCGGCGACATCTCGATCTACGGGCAGGAGTCGAACTACACCACCTGGCGCCTCGCCAAGATGAACCTCGCGATCCGCGGTATCGAGGGAAGCATCGCCCACGGCGACACCTTCCACAACGACAGCTTCCCCGACCTCAAGGCCGACTACATCCTCGCCAATCCTCCGTTCAACGTGAGCGACTGGGGCGGGGAGCGCCTGCGCGAGGACAAGCGCTGGAAGTACGGGGTGCCGCCCGTGGGCAACGCCAACTTCGCCTGGGTGCAGCACATCATCCATCATTTGTCGCCCACAGGCGTTGCGGGCTTCGTGCTCGCCAACGGCTCCATGTCCTCGAACCAGTCCGGCGAGGGCGAAATCCGCCGCAACATCATCGAGGCGGATCTCGTCGACTGCATGGTCGCGCTGCCGGGCCAGCTCTTCTACTCGACCCAGATCCCGGCGTGCCTGTGGTTCCTCGCGCGCGACAAACGTGGAACCGCTGTAGGGGCACAGCGTGCTGTGCCCCTACGCGACCGCCGCGGCCAAGTGCTTTTCATCGACGCCCGCAAGATGGGGCGCATGGTGGACCGCACCCACCGCGAGCTGACGGAAGAAGACATCCAGAAAATCGCCCGCACCTACCACGCCTGGCGGGGCGAATTCGAACCTGTAGGGGCAGACCTGCGTGTCTGCCCCGAAAAGCGTGTCTGCCCCGAAAAGGGGCAACCACACAGGGTTGCCCCTACGGAATACCGCGACATTCCCGGATTCTGCCGGTCCGTCACGATCGACGAAATCCGCCGCCACGGCTACGTCCTCACGCCGGGCCGCTACGTGGGCGCGGAGAAGCAGGAGGACGACGACGAACCGTTCGAGCAGAAGATGCAGCGGCTGGTCGCGCAACTGCGCGAACAGCAGGCCGAGGCGGCGAGGCTCGATGCCGCCATCGCGACCAATCTGAAGGAGCTGGGGTTCTGGGAGAAGAGGCGATGA
- a CDS encoding Fic family protein, producing the protein MNAADNKRFRAGRYVQQAGGYRAFVPAPLPPDPPLDLSGRLRERLSEADYALGRLDGAVLTLPNPDLFVFMYVRKEAVLSSQIEGTQSSLQNLLAAEAQLFDPDTPKDVQEVANYVRAMNHGLMRLAELPVSVRLIREIHAVLMQGVRGGRLQPGELRTSQNWIGPAGSTLATATFVPPPPHEVPQALSDLEKFLHDGGGLPPLVQVGLAHAQFETIHPFLDGNGRIGRLLITFLLTEKRLIEKPVLYLSHYFKQHRAEYYDRLQAVRDAGDWEGWLAFFLDGVIATSREATETAAAILRMREEYRAKITEHLGRAAANGQRVMDRLFDHPIVTVATVREWLGITPAGANQIVNRLEAIGLLREITGYARNRRFRFEPYLKLFE; encoded by the coding sequence GTGAACGCAGCCGATAACAAGCGCTTTCGTGCAGGCCGGTATGTCCAGCAGGCGGGCGGCTACCGCGCCTTCGTCCCCGCACCCCTGCCGCCCGACCCGCCGCTGGACCTTTCCGGTCGTCTGCGCGAGCGGCTGTCCGAAGCCGACTACGCCTTGGGAAGGCTGGACGGCGCCGTGCTTACGCTGCCCAACCCGGACCTTTTCGTGTTCATGTACGTGCGCAAGGAAGCCGTGCTCTCGAGCCAGATCGAGGGCACGCAAAGCTCCCTGCAGAACCTGCTGGCCGCCGAGGCACAACTCTTCGACCCCGACACGCCCAAGGACGTGCAAGAAGTCGCCAACTACGTGCGCGCCATGAACCATGGCCTCATGCGGCTCGCCGAACTGCCGGTCTCCGTGCGCCTGATCCGCGAGATCCACGCCGTGCTGATGCAGGGCGTGCGCGGTGGGCGCCTGCAACCGGGCGAGCTGCGCACGAGCCAGAACTGGATCGGCCCCGCAGGCTCGACGCTCGCCACCGCCACCTTCGTGCCGCCTCCGCCGCACGAGGTGCCCCAGGCCCTGTCCGACCTCGAAAAGTTCCTGCATGACGGCGGCGGGCTGCCCCCGCTGGTGCAAGTGGGCCTCGCCCATGCCCAGTTCGAGACCATCCACCCCTTCCTCGACGGCAACGGCCGCATCGGCCGGCTGCTCATCACCTTCCTGCTCACCGAAAAGCGCCTGATCGAGAAGCCCGTGCTCTACCTCTCGCACTACTTCAAGCAACACCGCGCCGAGTACTACGATCGGCTGCAAGCGGTGCGCGATGCAGGCGACTGGGAGGGGTGGCTTGCGTTCTTCCTCGATGGGGTCATCGCCACGAGTCGCGAGGCGACCGAGACCGCCGCCGCCATTCTGCGGATGCGGGAGGAATACCGCGCGAAAATCACCGAACATCTGGGCCGCGCGGCCGCCAACGGCCAGCGGGTGATGGATAGGCTCTTCGATCACCCCATCGTGACGGTCGCCACCGTGCGCGAGTGGCTGGGGATCACCCCGGCCGGAGCGAACCAGATCGTCAACCGGCTCGAAGCCATCGGCCTGCTGCGCGAGATCACCGGCTACGCCCGCAACCGGCGGTTTCGCTTCGAGCCGTATTTGAAGCTGTTTGAATAA